GTCGCCGTCGTTTCCGCGGACTCTCTCTGTCtgtcttctcccattcctcgccGTTCCAGAAGCCGCCACCCTctcctcgcccgccgcgccgcgcgccacaGCCGCCGTTCGAGCCTAAACCTCAGGGCGGCCCAATCCAATCTGTCCGCATGGCCTTCGCCAGCTCGCTCCTCCCCGCTCCTGTCTCCCGCGTCCGCGCGAGCACtgcgccggagctcgccgcttCCCCGCCCGCCTGGAAGGGAGTCTCCCTCgcagccgctcgccgccggggatCCCGGCACGGAGGTAATCCCTGTCCCCTCAATTTGGTCTCTTAAGTCTTAACTCGAGTTCAGGAGCTGTGCTGTTTCTTTGCGCCTCTGATCGGTGCGCGCGGCCTGCTTGTGGAATCTCGACTAGTTGACTGTAGGAAGGGACTCCTGGGTCGCGTTGGTGATGCAACGTGTTTGTAGAAATTCCTGAACGAGGAGTCTTCTACACATCTGGAGATACTACTGTGCTCATTTGTCAGACTGGAAGTGCCTCAAGTGTGGAACCTAATAGTTGAATAGCCCGCTGTTCTTGTGACGTCCAAGCTCAATCAAGCATCATGTTTTATTACCAAGCTGCAAGGCCGCGCTTTTCTGCATCCCAGCAGCTTGCGATGGTCATCATGCTTGTCTTTTTGCTTCACCGTGCTATATTGTTCAGGAAGCACGCCCTGACTCCAACTGCACACCTTAAGTTGGACTTTGAAGGAGTGCTGGACAAAATTGCAAACTAGAATAGCAATGTAGTATGGAATTGTTAATTCCATCTCGAAGCCAAGTCtaccattcttttttttttgtaaaaaaaagtgATATAGAGGATGACTTGGATAACTGGGACCAGTTGTACAATGATTTCCATTCTTCATTTGGTCAGCTTTTGCTCAATCCGTGACAGTGATGACAAGGAAGAGCCTGTCACTATATAGTGTCAAGTTCATCTCTTTCCAGTCACAGTTTTTAGTTGAAAAGTTAACAAAAAATGCTTTATCTATGGCTCTATGCGTAGTAAGGGGATTCCATTCTAGTGAATACACAAGGTGAACTAGTTCACCCTGACTCTACAAAGATAGGTCAGAGTACGAATGTATGATACTGTTTTCTATTTTGACAAGAAATGGCTCGGATGGAAATAATTTTTAGGAAAAATTAGATTTGTACCATTAAAAGATCCAaaagttagatatataccatcagACCCAAAATGCTGAAAAGCAACGCCCTTTTTTTTTGGTTCCTATAGATAGGAGAGCATTGTTATCATTGCTTGCCATGTAGTTTAAATATTTCATCAACCTAAAGGTACTAACTTTTAGTATTTATGTCGTTTGATAATCAGTGAGGGCTGAAGTGAATGAATCTGGAAGCACTTTGGCTGTTGATGCTCTCTCACAAGTTAAACATGTTCTGCTTCCAGTCACAGATCGCAACCCTTACCTTTCTGAAGGCACAAGACAGGTTAGCAGTTTCTTCAAAATACTTCGATGGGTTATCTGTATTTCTAAATAATTTCTTCCGGTGGATGCAAAACACTGCCACAGCTCTTTTACTATACTCACTGCAACAAGTGAATTGTAGTCATTTCTGATTTGCATCACtttagcaccagccaccagacCCTTAGATCTGGTGGCTTGATTGGCAGTGCAATTTTATTTCTGGCATTGCATGTATAAAGTGATTGTTTCCGTAAGAAAGATTTGTTAGCTTCCTTATCCGGAGTACCTTTTATGTGGTTGACTTATTTTGTACACTCCTTACTTTACCTTCACTGGCACTCTTACCTTTCTTATTGGTTGAATGATGTATCAGGCTGCAGCAACAACCGCTTCTCTAGCTAAGAAATATGGAGCAGACATTACTGTAGTCGGTATGATCTCTTTCTGAAACATAGCATTCTTCTGGTGTTGTGAACTTTTTCGTCCTCACAGCTTAAGACTAATATATTCTGAATCTGCTGTTCATTTAAGTTATTGATGATAAACCTAAGGAGTCATTTCCAGAGCACGATACTCAGATGTCAAGCATCAGATGGCATCTCTCAGAAGGTCAAGCCATTGGAGCTACCAGCACTCTTAATTCTTGCTATTTTGTTACTGTAATGATGACATCCCTGTTTGTGTGCAGGTGGATTTACAGAGTTTGGACTGATGGAGCGTCTTGGGGAAGGCAGGAAACCAACGGCAATCATCGGGGAAGTTGCCGATGAGCTGGAGTTAGATCTtgttgtgctaagcatggaggCAATCCACTCGAAGCATGTTGATGGCAATCTGCTGGCTGAATTCATCCCATGTCCTGTTCTGCTGCTCCCGCTCTAACATGCACTTTCATCTGATTCTAGTCATGTCGTGCTTTTGAGGCAAATGGTCTGTTTTCTCTTTGAAGATGTTTCATTGCTGCCCAATGCCTGGACGTGATGCATAATGtttcagattttcagctgacatGGTTTGACTTGACTTTTGATTATGTGAATATTGCTATGAAAATGAGAATGGTCTTTTTTTAGTCTTCTGTTTCCAATTAGTTTGATTGAACAGGACAAGAGAAATGTCAAAACGGAATGGAGGACAAAgaaaaacaagagaaaacatTTAAAGATATGGAGATGCGGGGTATCGATCCCTGTACCTCTCGCATGCTAAGCGAGCGCTCTACCATCTGAGCTACATCCCCAATTGACATGGTTTGACTTGACTTTTGATTATGTGAATATTGCTATGAAAATGAGAATGGTCTTTTTTTAGTCTTCTGTTTCCAATTAGTTTGATTGAACAGGACAAGAGAAATGTCAAAACGGAATGGAGGACAAAgaaaaacaagagaaaacatTTAAAGATATGGAGATGCGGGGTATCGATCCCTGTACCTCTCGCATGCTAAGCGAGCGCTCTACCATCTGAGCTACATCCCCAATTGATGTTCATCCGATTGATATTTTATAAACAGAACGTCGATCGCACCAGAGAATCAGAGATCGAACTCCCTTTCCTACCGCCGGCCGTTCCATGGTGCCGGACTTCTCCCCAGCAGGGCGGGCTTCACTGGTCTGTGGTCTCGTCTCCGAGGTGCGAGTCAGTCAGACGCAGGCCATCGTGGGCGTCTATGAATCACCGATACTTCAAAATGGGTGCCGCACCCGTATCCAATATGGCGATACGACCCGATACGCGTATCGAGAAATTATGATTTAGAAATAAAAGATTTAATTCTCGATACTCCGTCCGATAACACCTCATTTGAAAGAGCATCGGGAGTCCAACAACGTAGACCCATCTTGGTTGAAACAATCATTTACCTATTTCTGGTTGAACTTGAACATTTGCTAAGTATGTTGGTCCTTTTGAAACGTAATGTTTATTATCTATTTCGTTCTCTAGATTTATTTGGCAATTTacatttttaaaatatataac
This portion of the Panicum virgatum strain AP13 chromosome 2N, P.virgatum_v5, whole genome shotgun sequence genome encodes:
- the LOC120658208 gene encoding uncharacterized protein LOC120658208, producing the protein MAFASSLLPAPVSRVRASTAPELAASPPAWKGVSLAAARRRGSRHGVRAEVNESGSTLAVDALSQVKHVLLPVTDRNPYLSEGTRQAAATTASLAKKYGADITVVVIDDKPKESFPEHDTQMSSIRWHLSEGGFTEFGLMERLGEGRKPTAIIGEVADELELDLVVLSMEAIHSKHVDGNLLAEFIPCPVLLLPL